Proteins encoded by one window of Halomonas sp. SH5A2:
- the metW gene encoding methionine biosynthesis protein MetW, translated as MRADLELIYDWVPEGAHVLDLACGDGVLLEALAQHKGVTGYGLEIDHDGITGCIARGVNVIEHNLDDGLGSFCDNSYDQVIMTQALQALRRPDKMLDEMLRVAEEGIITFPNFAYWRHRVHLGLRGYMPVSKSLPHAWYDTPNIHLSTFNDFEHLCREKGMVIVDRAVGVGDHRGHWTSRLWPNLFGEIAIFRVRHR; from the coding sequence ATGCGCGCTGATCTGGAACTGATTTACGATTGGGTCCCCGAAGGCGCGCACGTGCTGGACCTAGCCTGCGGCGATGGCGTGTTACTCGAGGCGCTGGCCCAGCACAAAGGCGTAACCGGCTATGGCCTTGAAATCGATCACGACGGCATTACCGGATGCATTGCCCGGGGTGTCAATGTGATCGAGCATAACCTTGACGATGGCCTGGGTAGCTTTTGCGATAACAGCTACGATCAGGTGATCATGACCCAGGCCCTGCAAGCCCTGCGGCGCCCCGATAAAATGCTCGATGAAATGCTGCGCGTTGCCGAAGAGGGTATCATCACGTTTCCCAACTTCGCCTACTGGCGCCACCGCGTCCACCTGGGCCTGCGCGGCTACATGCCGGTTTCCAAGTCACTGCCCCACGCCTGGTACGACACCCCCAACATTCATCTCTCGACCTTCAATGATTTTGAACACCTGTGCCGTGAAAAAGGCATGGTGATTGTTGATCGCGCCGTGGGCGTGGGTGACCACCGTGGGCATTGGACGTCTCGGCTATGGCCCAACCTGTTCGGTGAAATCGCCATTTTCCGCGTACGCCATCGTTAG
- the pcnB gene encoding polynucleotide adenylyltransferase PcnB yields the protein MLKGFTRLLHSPGEQLKSLLEPQQGASGALSPRIIPRSEHPVSRQQISDAALKVLYRLNGAGFEAYLVGGCIRDALLGKMPKDFDVATNATPEQVRDLFRNSRLIGRRFRIVHVRFGREVIEVTTFRGKPQDEHGDHIAQQSDDGLLLRDNVWGSIEEDALRRDFTVNALYYNIADFTIHDFANGAQDIEARTLRLIGDPATRYREDPVRMLRAVRFAAKLGFTIDADTEAPMYDLAPLLLSIPPARLFDEALKLFMSGHGLVTFRLLSHYGLFGMLFPEAEEAMADAAWAEDLIEKALANTDKRIAEDRPVTPAFLLAAFLWAPVAHRQAALESEGMPSIPALQAAAQQVVTRQLQHISIPKRFGMPMRDIWELQGRLPLRRGKKAFQTREHPRFRAAYDLLLLREQAGEIPSGLGEWWNAFQTGDEHDQRRLLQKVGGDPAGQGDRRRKRRRKPRKSEE from the coding sequence ATGCTTAAAGGATTTACCCGTTTATTACACAGTCCGGGAGAGCAATTGAAATCTCTGCTCGAACCCCAACAGGGCGCATCAGGCGCGCTTAGCCCCCGCATTATACCTCGCTCCGAGCACCCCGTTTCTCGTCAGCAGATCAGTGATGCTGCCCTGAAGGTGCTTTATCGCCTTAATGGCGCTGGGTTTGAGGCCTATCTGGTGGGCGGCTGCATTCGCGACGCCTTGCTTGGCAAAATGCCCAAGGATTTTGACGTTGCTACCAACGCAACACCCGAGCAGGTGCGCGATCTATTTCGCAATTCGCGCCTGATAGGACGTCGTTTTCGTATTGTGCATGTGCGCTTTGGCCGAGAGGTCATCGAAGTCACGACCTTCCGCGGCAAACCGCAAGATGAGCACGGCGACCATATCGCCCAGCAATCCGACGACGGCCTACTGTTGCGGGATAACGTGTGGGGTAGCATCGAAGAAGACGCCCTGCGGCGCGACTTCACCGTGAATGCGCTGTATTACAACATCGCCGACTTCACCATCCATGATTTTGCCAACGGGGCGCAGGATATCGAGGCGCGGACGCTGCGCTTGATTGGAGACCCCGCCACGCGCTATCGCGAGGACCCCGTTCGCATGCTGCGGGCCGTGCGGTTTGCCGCCAAGCTTGGCTTTACGATCGATGCCGACACCGAAGCGCCCATGTACGATCTGGCGCCGCTGCTGTTGAGCATCCCCCCGGCAAGGCTGTTCGATGAAGCGCTCAAGCTATTCATGTCGGGTCACGGACTGGTGACCTTCCGGCTGCTGAGCCACTATGGCTTGTTTGGCATGCTGTTCCCCGAAGCCGAAGAAGCCATGGCGGATGCGGCATGGGCAGAAGATTTAATTGAAAAGGCGCTTGCCAATACCGATAAGCGTATCGCCGAAGACCGCCCCGTTACACCTGCCTTCTTGCTGGCGGCGTTCTTGTGGGCCCCGGTTGCCCACCGCCAGGCAGCGCTTGAAAGCGAAGGCATGCCGTCCATTCCCGCCCTACAAGCGGCCGCTCAGCAGGTAGTGACTCGACAGCTACAGCACATCTCGATCCCCAAACGTTTCGGCATGCCGATGCGCGATATTTGGGAGCTTCAGGGGCGCTTACCCCTGCGCCGGGGTAAAAAAGCGTTTCAGACCCGCGAGCACCCGCGTTTCCGGGCCGCTTATGACCTGCTGCTGCTGCGCGAACAGGCAGGAGAAATCCCGAGCGGGCTGGGCGAATGGTGGAACGCCTTCCAGACAGGCGACGAGCACGATCAACGCCGGCTGTTGCAAAAAGTGGGCGGCGACCCTGCTGGCCAGGGCGACCGCCGCCGCAAACGGCGACGCAAACCGCGTAAAAGCGAAGAGTAA
- the dksA gene encoding RNA polymerase-binding protein DksA, with product MPVAEKKPEASKPFTPYEPTTGEEYMNDQQLAHFRQLLLDWKQDLMEEVDRTVRHLQEDANNYADPADRATQEEGFSLELRTRDRERKLLKKINETIEKIDEDDYGFCEACGVEIGIRRLEARPTATLCVDCKTLAELKEKQLGG from the coding sequence ATGCCAGTAGCGGAAAAAAAACCGGAAGCGTCCAAGCCCTTCACACCGTATGAGCCGACAACGGGTGAAGAATATATGAATGATCAACAGCTGGCGCACTTCCGCCAGCTGCTGTTGGATTGGAAACAGGACCTCATGGAAGAGGTGGACCGTACCGTACGCCACCTGCAGGAAGATGCTAACAACTACGCCGATCCGGCCGATCGGGCGACCCAGGAAGAAGGCTTCAGTCTTGAGCTGCGCACCCGGGACCGCGAGCGCAAGCTGCTCAAGAAAATTAACGAAACCATCGAAAAGATCGACGAAGACGATTACGGCTTCTGCGAAGCCTGCGGCGTCGAGATTGGTATCCGCCGTCTCGAAGCGCGCCCGACCGCCACGCTATGCGTCGACTGCAAGACCCTGGCCGAGCTCAAGGAGAAGCAACTCGGCGGTTAA
- the gluQRS gene encoding tRNA glutamyl-Q(34) synthetase GluQRS codes for MTQSTRYRGRFAPTPSGPLHFGSLVAALGSYLDARAAGGDWLVRIEDIDPPRCPSGTDSTILRQLEAFGLHWDETIRWQHDRDAAYQQALDTLANQGLAYPCSCSRKQWRAYPVYPGWCRTGLSDPTQPVAWRLRSDLAKRPIQWHDRLFGWQQFDPETLGDVVLKRKDALWAYQLAVVVDDAEQGITDVVRGFDLLDNTPWQRQLQVALAFPEPRYLHLPLVVTSQGQKLSKQNLAPALADEPRAIRRQLFQALQVLDQAPPSDLSREPVTTQLDWAVTHWSVEQLSPSAQREWPQEP; via the coding sequence ATGACGCAATCAACTCGCTACCGCGGACGTTTTGCCCCCACGCCGTCAGGGCCGCTGCATTTTGGCTCGCTGGTGGCGGCCCTGGGCAGTTACCTGGACGCGCGCGCGGCGGGCGGCGATTGGCTGGTCCGCATTGAAGACATCGACCCGCCGCGCTGCCCGTCAGGCACTGACAGCACCATTTTGCGCCAGTTGGAAGCGTTTGGGCTCCACTGGGACGAAACCATTCGCTGGCAGCATGACCGTGACGCTGCCTATCAACAGGCACTCGACACCCTGGCCAATCAGGGGCTGGCCTACCCTTGCAGCTGTTCGCGCAAACAGTGGCGGGCCTATCCGGTATATCCAGGCTGGTGCCGTACGGGGCTGAGTGACCCCACCCAGCCGGTCGCCTGGCGGCTGCGCAGCGACCTGGCCAAACGTCCGATCCAATGGCACGACCGCCTGTTTGGCTGGCAGCAGTTCGACCCTGAAACACTGGGGGACGTCGTCCTCAAACGCAAAGATGCTCTCTGGGCGTATCAACTGGCGGTGGTTGTCGACGACGCCGAGCAGGGCATAACCGACGTTGTCAGAGGCTTTGACCTGCTCGACAACACGCCCTGGCAGCGCCAGCTGCAAGTGGCACTGGCATTTCCCGAGCCGCGTTACCTGCATTTGCCGTTGGTGGTGACGTCGCAGGGCCAAAAGCTCTCCAAGCAGAACCTTGCACCGGCGCTGGCCGATGAGCCGCGCGCCATACGCCGCCAGCTGTTTCAGGCGCTGCAGGTACTCGACCAAGCGCCGCCCAGTGACCTTTCCCGAGAGCCGGTGACCACGCAGCTAGACTGGGCGGTGACGCATTGGTCGGTCGAACAACTGTCACCATCAGCCCAGCGCGAATGGCCACAGGAGCCCTGA
- the sfsA gene encoding DNA/RNA nuclease SfsA — translation MSLAYQGLVPGTLLRRYKRFLADVRLDDGRDVVAHCPNTGSMKAVNVPGCRVWLSPSNNPSRKLAWTWEWIELPQPDGTVALASVHTGRANRIVEAAIEAGDIAPLAGYQALKREVKITDARLDFRLDDLERGAAYIEVKQVTLKEPDGHGYFPDSVSVRGTRHLRALQALAEQGQRAVLLFCVAHESIDDVAPAAHIDPAYAAALGDALEAGVEVLAYGIDVQWAAAKPAVVRLSRVLPVRWPESLTMAYAENGDFTEQVGP, via the coding sequence ATGAGCCTTGCCTACCAGGGCTTGGTGCCCGGTACCTTGCTGCGCCGCTACAAGCGCTTTCTGGCCGATGTGCGCCTGGACGATGGTCGGGACGTTGTCGCCCACTGCCCCAATACCGGCTCGATGAAGGCGGTCAATGTGCCCGGCTGCCGCGTATGGCTGTCGCCAAGCAATAACCCTAGCCGTAAGCTGGCCTGGACCTGGGAATGGATCGAGCTGCCGCAGCCGGATGGCACGGTGGCGCTGGCCTCGGTGCATACCGGGCGCGCCAACCGTATTGTGGAGGCAGCTATTGAGGCAGGTGATATCGCGCCGCTGGCAGGCTATCAAGCCCTCAAGCGCGAGGTGAAAATAACCGATGCACGGCTCGACTTTCGCCTGGATGACCTTGAGCGTGGTGCCGCCTACATCGAAGTGAAGCAGGTGACGCTGAAAGAACCCGATGGCCACGGCTATTTCCCCGACTCGGTCAGCGTGCGGGGCACCAGGCACCTACGTGCGCTTCAAGCCCTGGCCGAGCAGGGCCAGCGAGCGGTGCTGCTGTTTTGTGTCGCCCATGAAAGCATCGACGACGTGGCGCCCGCCGCGCATATCGACCCCGCCTATGCCGCGGCGCTGGGTGACGCGTTAGAGGCGGGGGTCGAGGTGTTGGCATACGGGATTGACGTGCAGTGGGCGGCGGCAAAACCCGCGGTCGTGCGTTTATCGCGGGTTTTGCCGGTGCGTTGGCCAGAGTCGCTAACGATGGCGTACGCGGAAAATGGCGATTTCACCGAACAGGTTGGGCCATAG
- a CDS encoding sigma-54-dependent transcriptional regulator: protein MSRILIVEDEAIIRSALKRLLERHDYEVSEAGSAEEAETFELAGFDLIISDLRLPGEQGTSLIQAAAPAPVLIMTSYASMRSAVDSLKQGAVDYVAKPFDHAELLETVARILHQQSMQHSPPPDITDDGGGRQTMIGNCVAMQQVYTRIRKTAPADVTVLILGESGTGKELVARALHQQSKRAKAPLICVNCAAIPETLIESELFGHEKGAFTGASAARTGLVEAADGGTLFLDEIGELPLDAQARLLRVLQEGEIRKIGSVETRHVDVRLIAATHRDLRALSKSGEFRLDLYYRLNVMQIELPPLREREDDVLEIADILLDKACKRHERQGLRLSRAARHELRDYPWPGNVRELENALERGVILAEGHLIHPDDLGLAPVPHRQPPAAGTTPSLANADALQPGAEEDDLSLEDYFQHFVLEHQDQMSETELAQKLGISRKNLWERRQRLGIPRKKTARRPT, encoded by the coding sequence ATGTCTAGGATTCTGATTGTTGAAGATGAAGCCATTATTCGCAGTGCGCTCAAGCGCCTTCTCGAGCGTCACGACTATGAGGTCAGCGAAGCGGGCAGTGCCGAAGAGGCAGAGACGTTTGAGCTTGCCGGCTTTGATCTGATTATCAGCGACCTGCGCCTGCCCGGCGAGCAGGGCACTAGCCTGATCCAGGCCGCCGCTCCGGCGCCGGTTCTGATCATGACCAGCTATGCCAGCATGCGCTCGGCCGTCGACTCCCTCAAACAGGGCGCGGTGGATTACGTTGCCAAACCGTTTGACCACGCAGAGCTTCTGGAAACCGTCGCGCGGATTCTTCACCAGCAGTCGATGCAGCATAGTCCGCCGCCCGACATAACCGATGATGGAGGCGGCCGCCAGACCATGATCGGCAACTGCGTGGCCATGCAGCAGGTCTATACCCGCATTCGCAAAACCGCACCCGCCGATGTCACAGTGCTCATCCTGGGGGAGTCCGGCACCGGCAAGGAGCTCGTCGCCCGCGCCCTGCATCAACAAAGCAAACGGGCCAAGGCCCCGCTGATATGCGTCAACTGCGCGGCCATCCCCGAGACGCTGATCGAGTCGGAGCTGTTTGGCCATGAAAAAGGGGCCTTTACCGGCGCCAGCGCCGCGCGCACCGGGCTGGTCGAAGCCGCCGATGGCGGCACCTTGTTTCTGGACGAAATTGGCGAACTGCCCCTCGACGCTCAAGCACGCCTGTTGCGCGTGCTCCAGGAAGGCGAAATACGCAAAATCGGCTCGGTGGAAACCCGCCATGTGGATGTCCGCCTGATCGCCGCGACCCACCGCGACCTTCGCGCGCTCTCCAAGAGCGGTGAATTTCGCCTGGACCTGTATTACCGGCTGAACGTCATGCAGATAGAGCTGCCGCCCTTGCGTGAGCGTGAGGACGACGTGCTAGAAATCGCCGACATCCTGCTCGACAAGGCCTGCAAGCGCCACGAACGCCAAGGGCTGCGCTTATCCCGGGCGGCACGCCATGAACTGCGCGATTACCCCTGGCCCGGCAACGTGCGTGAACTGGAAAACGCCCTCGAGCGCGGCGTCATTCTGGCCGAAGGCCATTTGATCCACCCCGACGACCTGGGGCTTGCTCCTGTTCCTCATCGCCAGCCGCCGGCGGCTGGTACCACCCCGTCGCTTGCCAATGCCGACGCCCTTCAACCCGGCGCTGAAGAAGATGACCTGTCATTGGAAGACTATTTCCAACACTTTGTACTTGAGCATCAGGACCAGATGAGCGAAACCGAGCTAGCACAGAAGTTGGGGATCAGCCGCAAAAACTTATGGGAGCGACGCCAGCGGCTGGGCATACCGCGCAAGAAGACGGCACGTCGGCCTACCTGA
- a CDS encoding ATP-binding protein, with product MSVEVLGALFLGLGYLALLWGCAMAVERGWIPLRISRHPAVYTLALGVYASAWAIYGSVELAANVGFGYLAYYLGAAGAFLLAPVLLVPIQRITRTYQLASLADLFAFRFRSRWAGTLVTVVSLLAVLPLLGIQVKTMSEAVNLFTQSQAGPAVALTFCTVIAALAVMLGARHSHVHSRHNSLLSTIAIESVVKLLAMLGLGAVALWLVFSGPGDLQAWLEGPGYLAQAHTARFDPAQWRTLLLLFFAAAFMMPHLFHITFAESLSPNTLLQASWTLPLFLLLMALPVPLIWWAAQSVNETIPISAYAAYALSEHWWVGALAFIGGLAAASGTMMLIALALSGMVLNHIVLVARPPEARSDLYGWLLWLRRGLVVGVILSGWLFYQWIGRHHPLTSLGLAAFIGMAQCLPGMLALLYWPGANRKGMVAGLIGGVAVWLWGLWLPLVAGYTPPALPLTPLTPTDAPVWYGVTLLSQSLNILLLIVVSLFTRTSEGEKSAAEACSVDAVIRSKRLPLEAATAGDFSTHLAQALGDDAAHREVDRALKALNLTRQERRPYALRRLRDRIQANLSGLMGPSVARDIVDRYLPYRHDDAPITDDIHFVESRLEAYRSRLTGLARELDGLRRHHRQTLAYLPVGLCVLGDDEELVMWNQALSQLSGISGESVIGSRRDSLPSPWPWLLGSVLNEGPSPLYKQAVRLHDKDYFLTLHKADLSGHDSRGGSVILVEDHTEMKWLEDELVHAARLASIGQLAAGVAHEIGNPITGISSLAQNLRYDTQDPVLLETADHIQQLTERVTKIVNSLVGFAHAGRDSPGLPRSPVELRTITDDALHLIHLARSGEDVIFTNECAEELVVQGDAQRLTQVMVNLMGNARDACRPEGSVHITAGKQSDQAWWCITDDGQGIDPKVRDHLFEPFTTTKAAGEGTGLGLSLAYQIINEHHGRIEVASPPPGTSRGTAITLWLPLFQQDDQLPHV from the coding sequence ATGAGCGTTGAGGTTCTTGGCGCGCTATTTCTCGGCCTGGGTTATCTCGCCCTCCTGTGGGGCTGTGCCATGGCGGTGGAACGGGGCTGGATACCGCTGCGCATCAGCCGTCACCCTGCCGTCTACACCCTGGCGCTGGGCGTTTATGCCAGCGCCTGGGCGATTTATGGCAGCGTCGAATTAGCCGCTAATGTCGGCTTTGGTTATCTCGCCTACTACCTGGGTGCTGCCGGTGCGTTTCTGCTTGCCCCGGTGCTGCTGGTCCCCATTCAACGGATCACCCGTACCTACCAACTCGCCTCATTGGCGGACCTGTTCGCCTTTCGTTTTCGCTCCCGCTGGGCGGGTACCCTGGTAACGGTGGTCAGTCTGCTCGCGGTATTGCCATTGCTGGGCATTCAGGTCAAAACCATGAGCGAGGCGGTCAATCTTTTCACCCAGAGCCAGGCTGGGCCTGCCGTGGCGCTTACATTTTGCACGGTCATCGCCGCGTTAGCAGTGATGCTCGGCGCTCGCCATAGCCATGTGCATAGCCGCCACAACAGTCTGTTGAGCACCATTGCGATCGAGTCGGTCGTCAAACTACTGGCCATGCTGGGGCTGGGTGCCGTGGCCTTGTGGCTGGTGTTCAGCGGTCCTGGCGACTTGCAGGCATGGCTCGAAGGCCCCGGCTACCTTGCCCAGGCGCACACCGCACGTTTTGATCCCGCCCAATGGCGTACCCTGCTGCTGTTATTCTTTGCCGCCGCCTTCATGATGCCGCACCTGTTTCACATCACCTTTGCGGAGAGCCTGTCACCCAATACCCTGCTACAGGCAAGCTGGACCTTGCCGCTGTTTTTGCTGCTGATGGCATTGCCTGTCCCGCTTATCTGGTGGGCCGCGCAGTCGGTCAACGAGACGATCCCCATATCGGCCTACGCCGCCTATGCATTGAGCGAGCACTGGTGGGTCGGTGCGTTGGCATTTATCGGTGGCCTGGCCGCTGCCAGCGGCACCATGATGCTGATTGCGCTGGCACTCTCGGGTATGGTGCTCAATCACATCGTGCTGGTGGCAAGGCCACCCGAAGCACGTAGCGACTTGTATGGCTGGCTGTTATGGCTGCGCCGGGGTCTGGTGGTTGGGGTTATTTTAAGCGGCTGGCTGTTTTATCAGTGGATTGGCCGTCATCACCCGCTGACCAGCCTTGGGCTCGCCGCCTTCATCGGCATGGCCCAGTGTTTGCCAGGCATGCTGGCGCTGCTCTACTGGCCGGGTGCCAACCGCAAAGGCATGGTGGCGGGCCTGATCGGGGGAGTCGCCGTCTGGCTCTGGGGGCTATGGCTGCCCCTGGTGGCAGGCTATACCCCACCCGCCCTGCCATTGACACCGCTGACACCCACGGATGCGCCCGTCTGGTATGGCGTCACGCTGCTTTCCCAGTCACTTAACATCCTGCTGCTGATTGTCGTATCGCTGTTCACACGCACCTCGGAAGGCGAAAAATCGGCGGCCGAAGCCTGCTCGGTTGACGCGGTCATTCGCTCGAAGCGCCTGCCGCTGGAAGCGGCCACAGCGGGTGACTTTTCTACCCACCTGGCTCAGGCACTGGGCGATGATGCGGCTCATCGTGAGGTCGACCGTGCGCTCAAGGCACTCAACCTTACCCGCCAGGAGCGCCGTCCCTACGCACTACGCCGCCTGCGCGACCGTATCCAGGCCAACCTTTCCGGCTTGATGGGCCCTTCAGTGGCGCGCGATATCGTCGACCGTTACCTCCCCTACCGTCACGACGATGCGCCGATCACCGATGACATTCATTTTGTCGAAAGCCGCCTGGAAGCCTACCGTTCGCGGCTCACCGGGCTTGCCAGGGAACTCGACGGGCTGCGCCGCCACCATCGCCAAACGCTGGCCTATCTGCCCGTCGGGCTTTGTGTCCTCGGCGACGACGAAGAGCTGGTCATGTGGAATCAAGCGCTCTCGCAGCTCTCTGGCATCAGCGGTGAAAGCGTGATCGGTTCGCGACGGGACAGCTTGCCCTCCCCCTGGCCATGGCTGCTGGGGAGCGTGCTTAACGAGGGGCCGTCACCGCTGTACAAACAGGCTGTGAGGCTCCACGATAAAGACTACTTCCTGACGCTGCACAAAGCCGACCTGAGTGGCCATGACAGTCGCGGTGGCAGCGTCATTCTGGTGGAAGACCATACCGAGATGAAGTGGCTGGAGGATGAACTGGTCCACGCCGCCCGCCTCGCCTCCATCGGTCAATTGGCGGCGGGCGTTGCCCATGAAATCGGCAACCCGATCACCGGCATCTCGTCGCTGGCGCAAAACCTACGCTATGACACCCAGGATCCCGTCTTGCTGGAAACCGCCGACCATATTCAGCAGCTGACCGAGCGGGTGACCAAGATCGTCAATTCGCTGGTCGGCTTTGCCCACGCCGGGCGCGACTCGCCCGGGTTGCCTCGCTCACCCGTCGAGCTCAGAACGATCACCGACGATGCCTTGCACTTGATCCACTTGGCCCGCTCGGGCGAGGATGTCATCTTTACCAATGAGTGTGCAGAAGAGCTGGTCGTACAAGGTGATGCCCAGCGCTTGACCCAGGTGATGGTCAATCTAATGGGCAACGCACGGGATGCCTGCAGACCTGAAGGCAGCGTGCACATCACGGCAGGCAAGCAGTCTGATCAGGCATGGTGGTGTATTACCGATGACGGTCAAGGTATTGATCCCAAGGTACGTGACCACCTGTTCGAGCCCTTTACCACCACCAAAGCGGCCGGTGAAGGCACTGGGCTTGGGTTATCATTGGCCTATCAAATTATCAATGAACATCACGGCAGAATAGAGGTGGCGTCGCCACCGCCCGGAACATCTCGCGGTACGGCCATTACCCTGTGGCTACCGCTTTTCCAACAGGATGATCAGCTGCCCCATGTCTAG
- the folK gene encoding 2-amino-4-hydroxy-6-hydroxymethyldihydropteridine diphosphokinase has translation MSLAYVGLGSNLDNPVAQVRQALGELGRLPLSDMVNASSLYATPPLGPQDQPDFINAVAALETSLSPLALLDQLQALEQRHRRQRRRHWGPRTLDLDLLLYDQLALDSPRLKLPHLHMHARAFVLVPLYELAPGLSFHQRPLGDWLAELDSAPIHRLTDADVTPTATI, from the coding sequence ATGTCGCTTGCCTATGTCGGCCTGGGAAGCAATCTGGATAATCCTGTGGCCCAGGTTCGCCAGGCGCTTGGCGAGCTTGGCCGTCTACCGCTAAGCGACATGGTCAACGCCTCGTCACTGTATGCGACGCCGCCACTGGGGCCCCAGGATCAGCCCGATTTCATTAACGCCGTCGCCGCGCTTGAAACATCGCTGTCACCACTTGCGCTCCTTGACCAGCTGCAGGCACTGGAGCAACGTCATCGCCGCCAAAGGCGTCGTCACTGGGGGCCGCGCACGCTCGATTTAGACCTGCTGCTTTACGATCAGCTAGCGCTCGACAGCCCCCGCCTCAAGCTGCCCCATTTGCATATGCACGCACGCGCCTTTGTCCTTGTACCGCTTTACGAGCTAGCCCCAGGATTAAGCTTCCACCAGCGCCCGCTTGGCGACTGGCTGGCTGAACTCGATAGCGCGCCGATACATCGGCTAACGGATGCTGATGTAACGCCGACTGCTACCATCTGA
- a CDS encoding aminotransferase class I/II-fold pyridoxal phosphate-dependent enzyme, translated as MAWNSRVNHVAPFRVMHLLEMAQAREAAGHDVIHLEVGEPDFATPAPVVAAGQQALATGKTRYTPAAGLPALREAIAGHYAEHFNASVDPARILVTPGASGALLLASQLLVEAGERVMMADPNYPCNRHFMALAGADVDAIPVGRDSGWQLDATLIGQHWQPRTRLAMLASPSNPTGHTLGADALQAVFKAVAERGGEVLVDEIYQGLNYDDAPLSATSLSNEAFVVNSFSKYFGMTGWRLGWLVAPERAIEPLTRLAQNVFLAAPTPSQHAALAAFTPECRDILETRRETLKQRRQVLLEGLAQLGLAPDLPPQGAFYLWLDISRYSRDSQDFCERLLREENVAITPGIDFAVQGGEHHVRIAFTNDVERLEDAVERIARFVSRL; from the coding sequence ATGGCCTGGAATTCACGTGTCAATCATGTCGCGCCTTTTCGTGTGATGCATCTACTGGAAATGGCTCAGGCGCGTGAGGCAGCGGGCCATGATGTGATTCACCTCGAAGTAGGGGAGCCGGATTTCGCTACCCCCGCACCGGTGGTGGCCGCAGGTCAGCAGGCATTGGCGACAGGCAAAACCCGCTACACGCCTGCCGCTGGCCTGCCCGCACTGCGCGAGGCCATTGCCGGTCACTACGCTGAGCACTTCAATGCCTCGGTAGACCCTGCCCGGATTCTGGTCACTCCCGGCGCATCGGGGGCGTTGTTGTTGGCCAGCCAGCTACTGGTCGAGGCGGGTGAACGGGTGATGATGGCCGACCCCAACTACCCGTGTAATCGCCATTTCATGGCCCTGGCCGGTGCCGACGTCGATGCGATCCCGGTAGGGCGTGACAGCGGCTGGCAACTGGACGCCACGCTGATTGGTCAGCACTGGCAACCGCGCACGCGATTGGCGATGCTGGCGTCGCCTTCCAACCCCACCGGCCATACGTTGGGTGCCGATGCCTTGCAAGCGGTGTTCAAGGCGGTAGCCGAACGTGGCGGTGAGGTGCTGGTCGACGAGATTTATCAGGGGCTGAATTACGACGACGCGCCCCTGTCGGCAACGTCGCTGTCAAACGAGGCGTTCGTGGTCAACAGCTTTTCCAAATACTTCGGCATGACCGGCTGGCGCCTGGGCTGGCTGGTGGCCCCTGAACGCGCGATTGAGCCGCTCACCAGGCTTGCCCAGAACGTATTTCTTGCCGCCCCGACGCCTTCCCAGCACGCTGCATTGGCCGCCTTTACCCCCGAGTGTCGCGACATTCTCGAAACCCGGCGGGAGACGCTCAAGCAGCGCCGTCAGGTACTGCTTGAGGGCTTGGCGCAGCTAGGGCTGGCGCCGGACCTGCCGCCCCAGGGCGCTTTTTATCTGTGGCTGGACATCTCCCGCTATAGTCGTGACAGCCAGGATTTTTGCGAACGGCTTCTGCGCGAGGAGAACGTCGCGATCACCCCGGGTATCGATTTTGCCGTACAGGGCGGCGAGCATCATGTGCGTATTGCCTTCACCAATGACGTTGAACGGCTGGAAGACGCCGTGGAGCGCATTGCCCGCTTTGTGAGCCGGCTATGA